The Coregonus clupeaformis isolate EN_2021a chromosome 26, ASM2061545v1, whole genome shotgun sequence genome window below encodes:
- the LOC121540166 gene encoding protein furry homolog-like isoform X16 codes for MSSITIDPELKPGEFVIKSLFAEFAVLAEKKIEVVMAEPLEKPLSRSLQRGEDAQFDQLISSMSSVAEHCLPSLLRTLFDWYRRQSGTEDESYEYRPRSSTKSKGDEQHRDKDFLLERRDLAIDFIFCLVSVEVLKQIPLHPVPDSLVHEVLNLAFKHFKHKEGYPGPNTGNVHIIADLYAEVIGVLTQSKFQAVRKKFITELKELRQKEQSPYVVQSIISLIMGMKFFRVKMYPVEDFEASFQFMQECAQYFLEVKDKDIKHALAGLFVEILIPVAAAVKNEVNVPCLKNFVEILYQTTFDLSSRKKHSLALYPLVTCLLCVSQKQFFLNNWHIFLTNCLSHLKMPSNNSIRKQIETLQNKDPKMSRVALESLYRLLWVYIIRIKCESNTVTQSRLLSIVSALFPKGSRSVVPRDTPLNIFVKIIQFIAQERLDFAMKEIIYDLLCVGKSHKTFTINPERMNIGLRAFLVIADSLQQKDGEPPMPTTGVIMPSGNTLRVKKIFLATTLTDEEAKVIGMSLYYPAVRKALDNILRHLDKEVGRSMSMTNVQMSNKEPEDMITGERKPKIDLFRTCVAAIPRLIPDGMSRQDLIELLAKLTIHMDEELRGLAFTTLQALMVDFPEWREDVLSGFVYFIVREVTDVHPTLLDNAVKMLLQLISQWRQAVQTSNKTHEAQQGPGSKPSLPFERSPLWGVLHVVEGLALVVLCSCRPATRRLAVNVLKEVRALHTALGITKGDEELAIDVMDRLSASVLESFIHLTGADQTNLLYCPSGIDLQTLAEWSSSPISHQFDVVSPSHIWVFAHVTQGQDPWVISLSSYLRQEHLPKHCPTALNYAWMFAYTRLQLLSPQVDINSPINAKKLNSLSSSSDSYVGLWRNYLILCCSSATSSPNSSSSTSGSVRCSPPETLASTPDSGYSYDSKIIGTPSPSSLFKHVVPMMRSESMDITESLVLGLGRTNPVAFRELIEELNPIIKEALERRPENMKRRRRRDILRVQLVRIFELLADAGVISQTASGGLDGESHSLNSTLLEYVDLTRQLLEAENDKDSDTLKDIRCHFSALVANIIQNVPVHQRRTIFPQQSLRHSLFMLFSHWAGPFSIMFTPLDRYSDRNMQINRHQYCALKAMSAVLCCGPVADNVGLSSDGYLYKWLDNILDSQDRKVHQLGCEAVMLLLELNPDQSNLMFWAVDRCYTGSRRVAAGCFRAIANVFHNRDYQFDTVVLLNLILFKAADSSRDIYEVAMQLLQILEPKLFRYAHKLEIQRTDGILTPPSPLPHLYSVSYYHLSEELARTYPELTMPIFSEVSQRIQTAHPGGRQVMLHYLLPWMNNVELVEFKPSPRRQETPVCEDEEDAHERDMMMVNSRRWLRGEGWGSPHATTMVLNNLMFMTAKYGDEFAWSEIENVWTTLADSWPKNLKIILHFLISMSGVNSEPSLLPYVKRVVVYLGRDKTMQLLEELMCELDLTDPVSSAVTHMDNPPYYRITSSYKIPSVTSAGTTSSSNTMVPGTDGHHDSSKNKDPNMDDSYTHLDIYSGLNSNLNRQHHRLESRYSSSSGGSYEEEKGDSMPLYANWRLKVMDHNRPEPLPFPPTGGCWSPLVDYLPETNTPGVPLHRCNIAVILLTDLIVDHGVKVEWSAYLHLLLHSIFIGLDHQHPEVYEHCKRLLLHLLVVQGTNSSVQSLASVLLRNREYNDPKVLTVKPPPHEFNLTGLCDFVPDYQPSPMTDSGLSSISTSSSISLGAGGVPLPHLTPTLINEVDVTTEQYEKVKALIEFVTARKRGPLWNHEDVSPKNPNIKSADQLSVFLRHVVTVFKQSQSGFQLEQLLSEVALQTALSCSSRHYAGRSFQIFRALKQPLTAATLSDVLSRLVETVGDPGEEAQGFVIELLLTLESGIDTLADTVKNYDLLTALAQASAHEHLLGAKFAANRKSTGQLNLSSGGLFHHGHYPHSHTRSNSLRASLMGERKGDRRRSNTLDIADRLAGSHGNLARTQSLSSLREGGGGGPGEEAIPPVDPSNLMATVFWIAASLLESDYEFEYLLALRLLNKLLGQLPLENADSRERLERVQAKLKWYSFPGLLQLFLKGFTSASTQELTIHLLSKLISVSRHTLVDPSQVAGKRAGFPLNILCLLPHLIQHFDSPTPFCKETADKIAKVCAEEKSATLSNLAHMMSLYSTHSYSRDCTNWINVVCRYLHDAFAEITFNLVTYLAELLEKGLPSMQQSLLQIIYSLLSHIDLSAAPVKQFNLEIMKIIGKYVQSPYWKEAQNILKLVVSRSASLVVPDEVQRSYSTESSGSPEIAFTRIFNNSSKELPGKTLDFHFDISETPIIGQKYGDQRTAAGRNGKPQVIAVTRSTSSTSSGSNSNGLVPVSWKRPQLSQRRTREKLMNVLSLCGPESGVPKNPSVRHLACQTVVFSSNEDLDSGDQQTSLIPTVEEVVREEDMQGEDAGSEQQFGVFKDFDFLDVELEDAEELQGESMDNFNWGVRRRSLDSMDKGEGDGDTPSLQECQYTGSTPSLNLTNQEDTDESSEEEVLSASQILTRSGLMNSDSATDDATSNHVDSLQQSQESSSSALTEETTALLPRLDSPALEMPRSDSINSQLPEDGVSMTAADELSSSVSTDTGFGSSAPPLPPELCDLTDSQDPHDDLDPAHPPPPAIDTPPGSLCEERDSLTALPMLLPPILDSPCGSVCEEDVTLALKELDERCEEEEADFSDMSSSYLHVEKQNLWGVSQQPECYWHQYLSQDEGDQDGFPEIQASPPPSPFLSAILAAFQPVAYDDEEDAWRCHVNQMLSDTDGSSAVYTFHVFSRLFKSMQRKFGFITHSSVRFLGERLQRMGNQFLSSLEVMTSHSQCPTVLLDAETLVSCGLLETLKFSVLELQEHLDTYNGKREAAEEWLENCRKTFGDKDCNQGPNTQAQQMEKLAELELCRRLYKLHFQLLLLFQAYCKLISHVDTIKREAEVTNMSEELAILESCLKQAESGVDGQEDVGVSDASQTSTETAIQSLIETLRARDFSSALTQVKTFRSLWPNDIFGNESDNAVQTLLHIYFRHQTLGQTGCLAVVGPSRDLSQASGRLMELNLQIREALSQTQACQTPQTTVVSTGL; via the exons GTACCCTGGCCCCAACACTGGCAATGTGCACATCATAGCAGACCTGTATGCTGAGGTCATCGGAGTGCTCACACAGTCAAA GTTCCAGGCGGTGCGTAAGAAGTTCATCACGGAGCTGAAGGAGCTGAGGCAGAAGGAGCAGAGCCCCTACGTGGTCCAGAGCATCATCAGCCTCATCATGGGCATGAAGTTCTTCAGGGTCAAGATGTACCCCGTGGAGGACTTTGAGGCCTCCTTCCAGTTCATGCAG GAGTGTGCCCAGTATTTCCTGGAGGTGAAGGATAAGGACATAAAGCATGCGTTGGCTGGCCTCTTTGTTGAGATCCTCATCCCTGTTGCTGCT GCGGTGAAGAATGAAGTCAACGTGCCGTGCCTCAAGAACTTTGTGGAGATACTCTACCAGACAACCTTTGACCTTAGCTCCAGAAAGAAGCACTCTTTG gctCTATATCCTCTGGTGACGTGCCTGCTGTGTGTCAGTCAGAAGCAGTTCTTCCTCAATAACTGGCACATCTTCCTCACAAACTGCCTCTCGCACCTGAAG ATGCCGTCTAACAACAGCATCCGAAAGCAGATTGAGACACTGCAG AACAAAGATCCCAAAATGTCCCGTGTGGCGCTGGAGTCGCTCTACAGACTGCTGTGGGTCTACATCATCAGGATCAAGTGTGAGAGCAACACCGTCACACAGAG CCGGCTGCTCAGCATTGTTTCAGCACTTTTCCCCAAAGGCTCCCGTAGCGTGGTGCCAAGGGACACGCCCCTCAACATCTTCGTCAAGATCATCCAGTTCATAGCTCAG GAAAGGCTTGACTTTGCTATGAAGGAGATCATTTATGACCTCCTGTGTGTGGGGAAATCTCACAAGACCTTCACCATCAATCCAGAG agGATGAATATTGGCCTGAGGGCCTTCCTGGTGATAGCTGACAGTCTGCAGCAGAAGGACGGGGAGCCGCCCATGCCCACCACAGGGGTCATCATGCCCTCAGGAAACACCCTGCGGGTCAAAAAGATCTTCCTCGCCACCACCCTCACTGACGAGGAGGCCAAGGTCATCG GCATGTCGCTGTACTACCCAGCGGTGAGAAAGGCCCTGGACAACATCCTGCGTCATCTGGACAAGGAGGTGGGGCGCTCCATGAGCATGACCAACGTCCAGATGTCCAATAAGGAGCCTGAGGATATGATCAC GGGGGAAAGGAAGCCAAAGATCGATCTGTTCCGTACGTGTGTGGCGGCCATCCCCAGACTGATCCCAGACGGCATGAGCAGACAGGACCTCATCGAGCTGCTGGCCAA gctGACCATCCACATGGATGAGGAGCTGCGTGGCCTGGCCTTCACCACCCTGCAGGCCCTAATGGTGGACTTCCCAGAGTGGAGGGAGGACGTGCTCTCTGGCTTCGTCTACTTCATTGTGCGCGAGGTCACCGATGTCCACCCCACGCTGCTGGACAACGCCGTCAAGATGCTTCTGCAACTCATCAGCCAGTGGAGGCAGGCCGTCCAGACCAGCAACAAGACCCACGAGGCACAG CAGGGCCCTGGCAGCAAGCCGTCTCTCCCCTTTGAGCGCTCTCCTCTGTGGGGGGTGTTGCACGTGGTGGAGGGCCTGGCGCTGGTGGTGCTGTGCAGCTGTCGCCCCGCCACCCGCAGGCTGGCTGTTAATGTCCTCAAAGAGGTCAGAGCCCTGCACACTGCTCTGGGCATCACCAAG GGAGACGAGGAGTTGGCCATAGATGTGATGGACAGACTAAGTGCATCTGTGCTGGAGAGCTTCATCCATCTCACAGGAGCTGACCAG ACCAACCTGCTATACTGCCCCAGTGGTATCGACTTGCAGACGCTGGCAGAATGGAGCTCGTCTCCCATCAGCCACCAGTTTGACGTGGTCAGCCCGTCGCACATCTGGGTGTTTGCCCACGTGACGCAGGGCCAGGACCCCTGGGTCATCAGCCTGTCCAGCTACCTGCGTCAGGAGCACCTCCCCAAGCACTGCCCCACCGCACTCAACTATGCCTGGATGTTCGCCTATACTCGCCTGCAGCTGCTCTCTCCACAAGTGGATATCAA CAGCCCTATAAATGCTAAGAAGCTGAACAGCCTGAGCAGCAGTAGTGACTCGTACGTGGGGCTGTGGAGGAACTACCTGATCCTCTGTTGTAGCTCCGCCACTTCCTCCcctaactcctcctcctccacctctggcTCCGTCCGCTGCTCCCCGCCTGAGACGCTGGCGTCCACGCCGGACAGCGGCTACAGCTATGACTCTAAG ATTATTGGCACTCCGTCCCCCTCATCCCTGTTCAAACACGTTGTCCCGATGATGCGCTCTGAGAGCATGGACATCACAGAGTCACTCGTCCTGGGGCTTGGCAGGACCAACCCCGTGGCCTTCAG AGAGTTGATAGAGGAACTGAACCCCATCATTAAGGAGGCTCTGGAGAGGAGACCCGAG AACATGAAGCGTCGCAGGCGTCGTGACATCCTGAGGGTCCAGCTGGTCCGGATCTTTGAGCTGCTGGCCGATGCTGGTGTCATCAGTCAGAC GGCGAGTGGCGGTCTGGACGGGGAGAGTCACTCTCTGAACTCGACACTGTTGGAATATGTGGATCTGACGAGACAGCTGCTGGAGGCTGAGAATGACAAAGACTCCGACACACTGAAGGACATCCGCTGCCACTTCAGCGCTCTGGTGGCCAACATCATTCAGAACGTCCCAg TGCACCAGAGGAGGACCATCTTCCCCCAGCAGTCTCTGAGACACAGTCTGTTCATGTTGTTCAGCCACTGGGCCGGGCCCTTCAGCATCATGTTCACCCCACTAGACCGCTACAGCGACCGCAACATGCAGATCAACCGACACCAGTACTGTGCACTCAAG GCCATGTCTGCAGTGTTGTGCTGTGGTCCAGTGGCTGATAACGTAGGCCTCTCCTCTGATGGTTATCTCTACAAGTGGCTGGACAACATCCTGGACTCTCAGGACAGAAAG GTGCACCAGTTGGGCTGTGAGGCAGTGATGCTGCTGTTGGAGCTGAACCCAGACCAGAGTAACCTGATGTTCTGGGCTGTGGACCGCTGCTACACTGGCTCACGCCGCGTGGCTGCCGGCTGCTTCAGGGCCATCGCCAACGTCTTTCACAACAG GGATTACCAGTTTGACACTGTGGTGCTGCTGAATCTGATCCTGTTCAAGGCGGCTGATTCATCCAGAGATATCTATGAGGTGGCCATGCAGCTGCTGCAG ATCTTGGAGCCCAAGCTCTTCCGTTACGCTCATAAACTGGAGATCCAGAGAACAGATGGGATCctgacccctccctcccccctgccACACCTCTACTCTGTCTCCTACTACCATCTGTCTGAGGAGCTGGCCAGGACATACCCAGAGCTCACCATGCCCATCTTCTCAG AGGTGAGCCAGCGTATCCAGACAGCACACCCTGGTGGTCGCCAGGTGATGCTGCACTACCTCCTGCCCTGGATGAACAACGTGGAGCTGGTGGAATTCAAGCCGTCGCCACGGAGACAGGAGACCCCCGTCTGTGAGGATGAGGAGGACGCCCACGAGCGTGACATGATGATGGTCAACAGCCGGCGCTGGCTCAGAGGGGAGGGCTGGGGCTCCCCGCATGCCACCACCATGGTGCTCAACAACCTCATGTTCATGACCGCCAAG TATGGGGATGAGTTTGCGTGGTCAGAGATAGAGAACGTGTGGACCACCCTGGCAGACAGCTGGCCAAAGAACCTGAAGATTATCCTCCACTTCCTCATCAGCATGTCAGGGGTCAACAGTGAGCCCAGCCTCCTGCCCTAT GTGAAGCGTGTGGTGGTGTACCTGGGCAGGGAtaagactatgcagctgctggaGGAGCTGATGTGTGAGCTGGACCTGACAGACCCAGTGAGCTCTGCTGTCACTCACATGGACAACCCTCCTTACTACCGCATCACCTCCAGCTACAAGATCCCCTCCGTCACCTCAGCAG GAACCACCTCCAGCAGTAACACCATGGTGCCAGGAACCGACGGTCACCATGACAGCAGCAAGAATAAAGACCCCAACATGGATGACAG TTACACCCATCTGGACATCTACAGTGGTCTGAACAGTAACCTGAACCGTCAGCACCACCGCCTGGAGTCTCGCTACAGCAGCAGCTCTGGAGGATCCTATGAGGAGGAGAAGG GTGACTCCATGCCGCTGTATGCGAACTGGCGTCTGAAGGTGATGGACCACAACCGTCCCGAgcccctccctttccctcccacAGGGGGCTGCTGGTCCCCTCTGGTGGACTACCTGCCAGAGACCAACACCCCTGGAGTACCCCTCCACAG GTGTAACATCGCTGTCATCCTACTGACTGACCTCATAGTGGACCATGGGGTCAAAGTGGAGTGGAGCGCCTACCTTCACCTCCTGCTGCACTCCATCTTCATAG GGTTGGACCACCAGCACCCTGAGGTCTACGAGCACTGCAAACGCCTACTGCTTCACCTGCTGGTCGTCCAGGGAACCAACAGCAGCGTCCAATCCCTGGCCTCCGTTCTATTGCGCAACCGAGAGTACAACGACCCCAAGGTGCTGACGGTGAAGCCACCGCCCCACGAGTTCAACCTCACAG GATTGTGTGACTTTGTGCCAGACTACCAGCCGTCTCCCATGACAGACTCAGGCCTGAGCTCCATCTCCACGTCGTCCAGCATCAGCCTTGGTGCAGGAGGAGTCCCCCTGCCCCACCTCACCCCCACCCTGATCAACGAGGTGGACGTCACCACAGAGCAGTACGAGAAGGTCAAAGCCCTCATCGAGTTTGTCACCGCCAG GAAGCGGGGGCCCCTGTGGAACCATGAGGATGTGTCACCCAAGAACCCCAACATAAAGAGTGCTGACCAGCTGAGCGTGTTCCTCAGACATGTCGTGACCGTCTTCAAACAGTCCCAGTCAG GTTTCCAGCTGGAGCAGTTGCTGAGTGAGGTCGCCCTGCAGACTGCTCTGTCCTGCTCGTCTCGTCACTATGCAGGGCGCTCCTTCCAGATCTTCAGGGCTCTCAAACAACCCCTCACAGCCGCCACACTTTCTGATGTCCTCTCACGCCTCGTAGAGACAGTGGGCGACCCTGGAGAGGAGGCACAG GGTTTTGTTATCGAGCTGCTGCTGACTCTTGAGTCAGGGATCGACACGCTCGCTGACACTGTCAAGAACTATGACCTCCTCACTGCCTTGGCACA GGCCTCTGCCCATGAGCACCTGCTGGGGGCCAAGTTTGCAGCCAATAGGAAGAGCACGGGCCAGCTGAACCTGAGTAGCGGTGGTCTGTTCCACCACGGCCACTACCCCCACAGCCACACCCGTAGCAACTCCCTCCGCGCCAGTCTCATGGGTGAACGTAAGGGAGACCGTCGCCGCAGTAACACCCTAGACATCGCTGACCGGCTGGCCGGTAGCCACGGCAACCTAGCCCGAACGCAGAGCTTGTCGTCGTTGCGGGAGGGTGGCGGAGGGGGTCCTGGGGAGGAGGCCATCCCTCCTGTGGACCCATCCAACCTGATGGCCACGGTGTTCTGGATAGCAGCCTCCCTCCTGGAGTCGGACTATGAGTTTGAGTACCTGCTGGCCCTGCGGCTGCTCAACAAGCTACTGGGCCAGCTGCCCCTGGAGAACGCAGACAGCAGGGAGAGGCTGGAGAGGGTGCAGGCCAAGCTGAAATGGTACAGCTTCCCTGGTCTGCTGCAACTCTTCCTCAAGGGCTTCACCTCAGCCTCCACCCAGGAGCTCACCATCCACCTGCTCAGCAAGCTCATCAGCGTCTCCCGCCACACTCTGGTCGACCCCTCCCAGGTGGCAGGTAAGAGAGCAG GTTTTCCTCTGAACATCCTGTGCCTGCTGCCTCACCTCATCCAGCACTTTGACAGCCCCACTCCGTTCTGCAAGGAGACGGCTGATAAGATAGCCAAGGTGTGTGCCGAGGAGAAGTCAGCCACGCTGTCTAACCTGGCCCACATGATGAGCCTGTACAGCACACACAGCTACTCCAGAGACTGCACCAACTGGATCAACGTGGTGTGTCGTTACCTACATGACGCCTTCGCTGAGATCACCTTCAATCTGGTCACATACCTGGCCGAG CTGCTGGAGAAAGGCCTACCCAGCATGCAGCAGTCCCTGCTACAGATCATCTACAGCCTGCTGAGTCACATTGACCTGTCGGCTGCACCTGTCAAACAGTTCAATCTGGAGATCATGAAGATCATCGGCAAATATGTCCAG AGCCCGTACTGGAAGGAGGCCCAGAACATCCTGAAGCTGGTGGTGTCTCGGTCGGCCAGCCTGGTGGTGCCAGACGAGGTGCAGCGCTCCTACAGCACAGAGTCCTCTGGATCCCCAGAGATCGCCTTCACTCGCATCTTCAACAACTCCTCTAAGGAGCTGCCCGGCAAGACGCTGGACTTCCACTTCGACATCTCAGAG ACGCCCATCATAGGGCAAAAGTACGGGGACCAGCGCACAGCTGCAGGGCGGAATGGGAAGCCGCAAGTCATCGCTGTGACCCGGAGCacgtcctccacctcctctggatcCAACTCCAACGGCCTGGTGCCTGTCAGCTGGAAGAGGCCCCAACTCTCTCAG AGGAGAACCAGAGAAAAGCTCATGaacgttctctctctgtgtggtccTGAGTCTGGCGTTCCCAAGAATCCTTCTGTAAGACACCTGGCATGTCAAACT GTGGTGTTCTCATCCAACGAGGACCTGGACTCAGGTGATCAGCAAACCAGTTTGATCCCCAcggtggaggaggtggtgaggGAGGAGGACATGCAGGGAGAGGATGCAGGAAGTGAGCAGCAGTTTGGAGTCTTCAAGGACTTTGATTTCCTGGACGTGGAGCTGGAGGATGCTGAG gagttgcaG GGGGAGAGCATGGACAACTTTAACTGGGGCGTACGTCGGCGCTCCCTGGACAGCATGGACAAGGGGGAGGGAGACGGGGACACGCCATCCCTGCAGGAGTGCCAGTACACCGGGAGCACGCCCAGCCTCAACCTCACCAACCAGGAGGACACGGACGAGTCCTCTGAGGAGGAGGTACTGAGCGCTAGCCAGATTCTCACCCGCTCTGGCCTC ATGAACAGTGACTCGGCTACGGACGATGCCACGTCCAACCACGTGGACTCTCTGCAGCAATCCCAGGAGTCGTCCAGCAGTGCCCTGACAGAGGAGACCACGGCCCTGCTGCCCCGCCTGGACAGCCCTGCACTGGAGATGCCCCGCTCTGACTCAATCAACAGTCAGCTGCCTGAG GACGGGGTGAGCATGACGGCAGCAGATGAGCTGAGCAGCAGCGTGAGCACGGACACGGGGTTTGGCAGCAGCGCCCCCCCTCTGCCCCCTGAGCTGTGTGACCTCACAGACTCCCAGGATCCCCACGACGACCTGGACCCGGCCCACCCTCCCCCTCCGGCCATAGACACCCCGCCGGGGTCCCTCTGTGAGGAGAGGGACTCCCTCACAGCCCTGCCCATGCTGCTGCCCCCCATCCTAGACAGCCCCTGTGGCTCTGTGTGTGAGGAGGACGTGACGCTGGCGCTGAAGGAGCTTGACGAACGCTGTGAGGAGGAAGAGGCCGACTTCTCCGATATGTCCAG TTCATACTTGCATGTGGAGAAGCAGAATCTGTGGGGAGTGAGCCAGCAACCAGAGTGTTACTGGCATCAATATCTCAG TCAAGATGAGGGCGATCAAGATGGTTTCCCCGAGATCCAGGCATCTCCGCCCCCCTCGCCCTTCCTCTCCGCCATCCTGGCCGCTTTCCAGCCCGTTGCCTATGACGACGAGGAGGACGCCTGGCGTTGCCATGTCAACCAGATGTTGTCGGACACGGATGGGTCCTCTGCTGTGTACACCTTCCATGTGTTCTCCCGACTGTTtaag AGCATGCAGAGGAAGTTTGGCTTCATCACCCACTCGTCAGTGCGTTTCCTAGGAGAGAGGCTGCAGCGAATGGGGAACCAGTTCCTCAGCTCCCTAGAGGTCATGACCTCTCACTCCCAGTGCCCCACAGTGCTGCTGGATGCTGAGACG TTGGTGTCATGTGGACTGCTGGAGACTCTGAAGTTTAGTGTGCTGGAGTTGCAGGAACACCTGGACACCTACAACGGCAAGAGAGAGGCGGCTGAGGAG TGGCTGGAGAACTGCAGGAAAACGTTTGGCGACAAAGACTGCAACCAAGGACCCAACACTCAGGCCCAG CAAATGGAAAAACTAGCA gagctGGAGCTGTGTCGCAGGCTCTATAAGCTGCACTTCCAGCTGCTGCTACTCTTCCAGGCCTACTGTAAACTCATCAGTCATGTGGACACCatcaagagagaggcagag gTGACCAACATGTCAGAGGAGCTGGCCATTCTTGAGAGCTGTTTGAAGCAGGCGGAGTCAGGGGTTGATGGACAGGAGGATGTGGGCGTGTCGGATGCCTCCCAGACCAGTACGGAGACGGCCATCCAATCACTTATTGAGACCCTGAGGGCCAGAGACTTCAGCTCTGCCCTCACACAGGTCAAAACCTTCAG GTCTCTGTGGCCTAACGACATCTTTGGGAACGAGTCAGACAACGCGGTCCAGACTCTCCTGCACATCTACTTCCGTCACCAGACGCTGGGCCAGACAGGCTGCCTGGCCGTGGTGGGGCCCAGCAGGGACCTGTCCCAGGCCAGCGGCCGCCTCATGGAGCTCAACCTGCAGATCAGAGAGGCTCTGAGCCAGACCCAGGCCTGCCAGACCCCCCAGACCACAGTGGTCAGCACTGGACTGTGA